A single region of the Gadus morhua chromosome 5, gadMor3.0, whole genome shotgun sequence genome encodes:
- the pax1a gene encoding LOW QUALITY PROTEIN: paired box protein Pax-1a (The sequence of the model RefSeq protein was modified relative to this genomic sequence to represent the inferred CDS: deleted 1 base in 1 codon), which yields MEQTYGEVNQLGGVFVNGRPLPNAIRLRIVELAQLGIRPCDISRQLRVSHGCVSKILARYNETGSILPGAIGGSKPRVTTPNVVKNIREYKQGDPGIFAWEIRDRLLADGVCDKYNVPSVSSISRILRNKIGNLSQPTQYEGGKQGSSQGGLAYNHIYPYTYPNTMSPTGTKMGSPPGLPMTAGHVSLSRAWPSAHTVSNILGIRAFMDHTAMAGAEGYPPKMEDWGSVNRASFPAAHSVNGIDKSAIDADIKYAQPSSTLSSYVPACAYSTSNQYGVYSPAGSYVTPGHHWQTQSHPGSAMSMHAGDIHSTMAFKHQSRDGDRKPSSPISKQQQQQQQQQQQQQQLQQQQHDSLNSVHGLSLATSSS from the exons AGCAAACCTATGGAGAGGTGAACCAGTTGGGCGGCGTGTTCGTGAACGGACGACCCCTGCCTAATGCAATCCGCTTGAGAATAGTGGAGCTCGCTCAACTTGGAATCAGACCGTGTGATATCAGCAGGCAACTGCGCGTCTCGCACGGCTGTGTGAGTAAGATACTGGCGCGCTATAATGAAACCGGCTCCATTTTACCCGGTGCCATCGGTGGAAGCAAACCACGGGTGACTACGCCAAACGTGgtgaaaaacataagggaataCAAGCAAGGCGACCCGGGGATCTTTGCATGGGAAATCCGTGACCGGCTTCTCGCGGATGGAGTTTGCGACAAGTACAACGTGCCGTCCGTCAGCTCGATCAGCCGGATTTTACGCAACAAGATTGGAAACCTTTCCCAGCCGACCCAATACGAAGGCGGCAAGCAGGGCTCCTCGCAGGGCGGCCTCGCATACAACCACATATACCCTTATACATACCCCAACACCATGTCGCCAACGGGAACCAAGATGGGCAGCCCACCCGGGTTACCGATGACCGCGGGGCACGTCAGCCTGTCCCGGGCCTGGCCCTCGGCGCACACCGTCAGCAACATTCTCGGTATA CGGGCTTTTATGGatcacacag CGATGGCTGGAGCGGAGGGATATCCTCCAAAAATGGAGGACTGGGGAAGTGTCAACAGAGCCTCTTTTCCCGCGGCTCACTCAGTCAACGGAATTGACAAATCGGCCATTGATGCAGACATCAAATATGCACAG CCATCCTCCACATTGTCCAGTTATGTTCCAGCATGCGCGTACTCTACATCGAACCAATATGGCGTTTACAGTCCTGCTGGGAGCTACGTCACCCCTGGCCATCACTGGCAGACGCAGTCCCACCCAGGCAGCGCCATGAGCATGCACGCTGGAGACATCCATTCTACGATGGCGTTCAAGCATCAGTCGAGAGACG GAGACAGAAAACCCTCCAGCCCAATcagcaagcagcagcagcagcagcagcagcagcagcagcagcagcagcagctgcagcagcagcagcacgacTCGCTGAACAGTGTACACGGACTCAGCCTGGCTACCTCATCATCATAA